Proteins from a genomic interval of Schistocerca serialis cubense isolate TAMUIC-IGC-003099 chromosome 11, iqSchSeri2.2, whole genome shotgun sequence:
- the LOC126426623 gene encoding ankyrin repeat domain-containing protein 65-like: MYEFDVLCRSLSGEERGSRLIEAAMKGAVEEVWTLLAAGVDVDARNGERQTALRWTAWERHVEVVRCLVEYGADVDARDIRQNTPLHNAAWRQEPSGGSRDGNGDMPQTSPGFLTTSRSVLLTPSSKSYQHIWSETKLCCIIF; the protein is encoded by the coding sequence atGTACGAATTTgatgttttgtgcaggagcctttCTGGAGAGGAGAGAGGCAGCAGGCTGATCGAAGCAGCTATGAAGGGGGCAGTGGAGGAGGTCTGGACATTGCTCGCGGCTGGGGTGGATGTTGATGCAAGGAATGGGGAGAGGCAGACCGCCCTGCGCTGGACTGCTTGGGAGAGGCACGTTGAGGTGGTGAGGTGCCTGGTGGAGTACGGAGCAGATGTGGATGCCAGGGACATCAGGCAGAACACCCCTCTGCACAATGCTGCATGGAGGCAGGAGCCAAGTGGGGGGTCTAGGGATGGGAATGGGGACATGCCCCAGACGTCGCCAGGATTTCTAACCACAAGTCGGTCAGTCTTACTGACACCAAGCTCAAAGTCCTATCAACATATCTGGAGTGAAACAAAGCTTTGCTGcattattttttaa